The genomic DNA AACAATTCTCTCAACTCAAATCTTCTTATCACAGTTATTTATCTCACTCTAAAACTAATTTTTCAAACCAAGGTTCAAAAATCTTAGCAGATTTAAAAAAAATCTATCATCAATTAAAAAAAGACCATGACCAATACTCTACAACATCCAATAAAAAACCTTTATCCAAAATCAAACAAATCCAACAATCAATCAAAGATTGAAAACATTATTTGTTTTTATTATTTAAATCTTCATATCCAAACAAATTATTAAAATCAACAACTACTTTCAATTCTTTACTAAATCAATTAAATGAACTAAAAACTTTATCTTTAAGAAGTTCTAACCAAAATCAATATTCTGATTTAAACAATGATAACTTTTTATCAAAATGAAATGATTTTTTATTAAAAGCAATTAATTTTGATATTTGAAACAAAAACATTAATTTCAAAAAACTTTTTTCTGATGACCCATCTTCTTCACTTTACCCATACATTGCTTTACAAATTGATTTTGAACGAACTAAAAGATTTAAGTTTATTGATAATAACATCACCATTGAACTAAAAGATATTGATTTAAGTACAATAACTAAAAACAACATTAAATTATTAGTTTCTTCGCCTTATGATCTTGTCATTGATAAAAATATCCAAAAAGTTGAAACAAATCTAGATGGTTCACAAACAACAATCACATTTGAATTAATTTTAAATAAAACTCCATTATTTGAAAAGCAAACTATAATAAAAACTTTAAAATTAACAGCAACTTCAGAAAAACTAGATATATTCAAAAAAATCAAAGAAAAACAACAACAAATTGAAAACTTGTTTACTGATAACAACATAACTTCTGAAACAATGAAAAATGAGTTCCAAGACTTCAAATCAATTTGAGATAATTATCAAACCAAAAAAATGTCTAAGTTTGACAACAAAAAACAATTAAGAGACTTTGAAAAAAAACTAAAAGAATTACAACAAATTGAAAATCAATTCAAAGAAAAATATGCTGAATATTTAATTCAACTAAAGAAAAAATTAATTGAAAGATTCAAACAACAATATGACAATTTTATCAATGAAATTGACAAATTAAAAGAAAAGAAGTTCAAAAAAACGATTTCTTCATTTAAAGCAAAAAATTGAATTGAATGACAAAAACAATTTAATGTTTATTCACAAAAAAAAGAGTTTATTAATTCTTTATCTAAGTCAAACACTGAAGACTTCTCAATTGCATCACATATTGACATGCAGAATTACTTAAAGTTTTTAGAAGACTTAAATACAAATCTTCAAAATGAAATTGAAAGAATAAATAAACTATTTGATATTTCAGATTTAAAACTAAACCTTCCAATTACAAATCAAACTCCTAAAGAAAAATTAATTGAAGCATTTAAGAATGAAATCCCAAAAGAATTAAATGTTCAAGAAAATATTGATTTTCAATTAGAAATTAAATATGCTAACTATGGTATTTTAGGAGAAATCAAGTTCATTGCTGATGATTCTAAAAATAAACTAGTTGGTGAATTGTTAATCCCAATTTCTATGATTAATAAAGATATTTCCAAAATAAAATTAGGTATTCCAATATCTAATTCAACAAAAAAAGAAGATATCATTGCTACATTAATAAAAAAATTAGGTTTTGAAGTTATTGAAAATGTTGATTTCAAGTTCTTTAAACAAAAATCAACAAAAACCAATGAAGGTTTTGTTTTGATATCATCACAAGGTTTAAAAATAACAGGTCAACTTCAACATCAAATCCAAAAAATCTCAAAAGATGATATTTCAGATTTAATTTTCAATCTTGATTTTACAAAACCAATAACTAAACCAATCATCAAAGAAAAATTAATTGAAGCACTTGGATACAAAGTTGATGAATGACTTGATTATGAAATAAATATCAAAGAATCAACTTCTACTTCACCTGGTTTAATTACAATCACAACAACTAACAATAAAATCACTGGCAAAAAAGAAATTGTTATTCCTCAAAAAAATCAAATTGATTTATCAAAACTTGAATTAGATATTAAAGATAAAATTACTTTGTTCACCAGAAAAGAAGATATCATTGAATCCTTCAACAAAGCACTTGGATTTATTCCAACAGAAGGAAATGACTATGCCTTAATTTTATATAAAGACCCAACTTCTTGAACTGGTCATGCAATATTTTTCCCAAGGTCAACCATTTTTGAATCCGGTGAAAATAAACATTTAAAACTTGACTATAATCAACCTCAAACAATTGATATTTCAAAATTAATTTGAACAAAAAGAGTAACAAATCACACTCCAGTTTGAGAAATAACAGAAGAGTTTATTGCACTAGCAAGAACATCTTGGTTCCAACCTGAACCACAGTATGATTTTACATATGAAATAAAAAGACCAACTAAACAAAAAGAAATTGGAACACTCAAATTCATTGGAAAAGGTTTAGTTTTACAAAACCAATTAGAAATCCCAATTTTTTACACTGACCAAGTAAATGAAAAACCAGAACCAAATCTTCCAGTTGAAGACAATTCAAACCCAAATCAATCTCAAAATGATAAAGAAACATCTCAAGATAATAATTCATCTTCACCAATAGAAACTCCACCATCACCTTCAGACCCAAACTTCATCCCAAAAATCATTGGTGGAACACTAACTGGATTAATCTTTTTAGCAGTAATTCTTTCTGTAGCAATTGTTTTTATTAAAAAACATAGAAATAGAATTAAATTAGAATTAAGTGAAGAAGATTTTGACAATGACGAAGATAATAATGAGTAAAATAAATCTTCTTTTTATAAAATCAAGATATACTTTTTCAAAATGAAATAAATAATATAAGGATAAAAAAATGCTTGATGAACAAAAAAATTATGATTTAAACATTTTAGAATTATTAAAAAAAGACATTGAACAAGCGGATTTAGATTTTAGACATTCAAAAAAAAGATTTAATAAAAAACTTTGAGTTCACTCAAAGATAAAAAAGAAAATCATTTTAAAAAATGGAGTTTTAATTGTTTATGTAACAAAATACATTAAAAAAGAAAAAAACAAACCTACTAAAACTTATATCTTTGACAAACATCCACTTCTAAAAAATAAATATAAAAATATTGATTCTTCAGTTTATCAATCAGTTATTCAAGATTTTTTAAATGGATATAGTTATCGTCAAAATGCTAAAAAACATAACATTTCCTTAGGTTCTGTTTGAAGCATCATTAGACATTTCAAAATAGAAAAAAATAATTTAATTTCTTTTAAAAAAAAGTTAAATAGTAATTCAACCAATGTTGTTTATATCTCAGTTGATGATACCTATCATAAGTTTTATATTAAAAAGAATGTTGTTCACAAAATCAAATTCAAAATCATCAATTTTTTTATGTTAAATCAATATAAAAAATTAATTAACAAAAATCACTTTTTAATTCTTGATGATACATCCAACAAAATAACTTATCCAGTTTCAGTTTTATCTGAAAAAATCAAAAAGATAATTTCTTATTGTTATGGTGAAAACATTAAATTAGTT from Metamycoplasma alkalescens includes the following:
- a CDS encoding Mbov_0401 family ICE element transposase-like protein, whose protein sequence is MLDEQKNYDLNILELLKKDIEQADLDFRHSKKRFNKKLWVHSKIKKKIILKNGVLIVYVTKYIKKEKNKPTKTYIFDKHPLLKNKYKNIDSSVYQSVIQDFLNGYSYRQNAKKHNISLGSVWSIIRHFKIEKNNLISFKKKLNSNSTNVVYISVDDTYHKFYIKKNVVHKIKFKIINFFMLNQYKKLINKNHFLILDDTSNKITYPVSVLSEKIKKIISYCYGENIKLVVTGDGASWIKTLANKLKAKYILCRFHIFQKLKVIFNNSKELKLMLKKYFNETGIALDRIINKLLRYQKYQDLIKLLKSSLDNLKEYFNLSRWTHLFNFYKYIKNNLNGLIDVPINDNLYFGNVAESFVSHLVKKKIKRYWSIYSINSILLLITKETSGLYIENYIF